A portion of the Caenorhabditis elegans chromosome III genome contains these proteins:
- the sec-16A.1 gene encoding Protein transport protein sec-16A.1 (Confirmed by transcript evidence), translated as MRRYRIDSMKYEQRMNAGASGFDMSDWNNPYNASPPSSRGGDDDASSVNHSRPRRSRLDNDIPQPRRPILIQPARPVSQKSNRQGTGMSNGSRGLNSTFNGYDRTYSRYHQNSSRGPSEGFSGAPSARNASGYASDYANSRAGVGLLPNNHREPVRPRSTAAERYANASSMRNGFVYDSGESDKTSEELEEDEEEEEVRNFYMEGRAQGSRSVTNTLASEVYNSESESYYYGVVKLGSAIVDHVFRTMPPPEKYYKMPPIDRVAYVFYCAVNNKPYNNIDEFHVIFNREFYSYRGYGDSKDLALFKVCKRMQEEFSLKQLEADRLAYEKARQEAAESEKLDFNQHKIEEREEPKLNISQPEEVLSNGPLHYHSCLQFATIGVGGKLVIIKPAGTIDSITGHVLSTSSVHVDDLKTFLHFDEQSGKVIESVQNFKGPLIAGQTPTHSVRLYIQRQIDALRQIRNAGDVKKSEVVDALLVWQLLEIMVQQHGRVTGPDVATLLTNASEELGEKTGISSNGTSESGSKFEAKERFNKYLLGGHINEAVESAITDGLYADAMTLIRRLHPNDAKKIEEIEARFMNLRSIDDPFATLVAVSSDQPPPILTNSAFDDDNNWKRHAAIVLANLNSQTAMQTIYHLGLLLAKRERNCAADFCLLVVCILAGYDPFIPVAHDGDETSRKHIGLVHSGSNLLNRVDGLSGTAGFSFTDLHATDIFDYALRLGNNNVDSPLAKSIDYQLARIEYAKKLSSFGGFATDAFRYCTEVARSLWMYVAAFDKNAMFDLCDLAESLQYMAAATPDESGWITTMRGMLGAAPVQESQQHVPQPQPVENKSISSEAKKWHDEHQAPLEIGSRNDQQHNDKTVEKPIAPGRASLPPPTLVTESSSESTFTDKSDSSVTVAASASRTSTLTSSTLPPPPSLPKTIEKPISTPPPISKNVVPEMTPPAIVKPPMPTLSMPIPPVSTPIMVSPQPIPIPKPVDASIAKSPRSELDDLWDTSPPSNQTSYPPAPRNIQPSYSPAPNFANPTAPSVPTPPPAVSSAPVLQQATLGQASIPNAKTTAPPVPQKQPELALNERKASKGWFGSIKEKVIKSIPSANQMILPDDSKPSIVWDPVQKRYVGAGVEEEVVAAPPPVMSAPHLMGGGPDSNKSSTNSLRSARSGVGSRYLQSGMATSQAPAMDTGMPPMMPPTMPMSFSFMPAPTEDDSSEYVDPFSGEPTAPSESLSKQNND; from the exons ATGCGGCGATACAGG ATCGATTCTATGAAGTATGAACAACGAATGAATGCCGGAG cttctgGTTTCGATATGAGTGACTGGAATAATCCTTACAATGCTTCACCTCCGTCTTCTAGAGGAGGCGATGATGACGCTTCATCCGTTAACCATTCAAG gccTCGACGCAGTCGGCTGGACAACGATATTCCACAACCAAGAAGACCCATTCTTATTCAACCAGCTCGCCCAGTATCTCAAAAGAGTAACCGGCAGGGTACTGGAATGAGTAATGGTTCAAGAGGCCTCAACTCAACTTTCAATGGATATGACCGTACTTATTCAAG ATATCACCAAAACTCTTCACGTGGCCCAAGCGAAGGTTTCTCTGGTGCTCCTTCAGCTCGAAATGCATCTGGATATGCGAGTGATTACGCGAATAGTCGTGCTGGTGTGGGATTGCTGCCGAACAACCACCGTGAGCCTGTGAGACCACGATCAACTGCTGCTGAAAGATATGCGAACGCATCTTCAATGAGAAATGGTTTTGTATATGATAGTGGAGAGTCTGATAAGACTTCAGAAGAGCtggaagaagacgaagaagaggaagaagtacgaaatttttatatggaaGGACGAGCACAAGGCTCCAGGAGTGTAACAAATACCCTTGCCTCTGAAGTTTATAATAGCGAAAGTGAAAGCTATTACTACGGAGTTGTGAAACTTGGCTCTGCTATTGTTGATCATGTGTTCCGAACGATGCCTCCTCCGGAAAAATACTATAAGATGCCGCCAATCGACCGTGTCGCTTATGTATTCTACTGTGCCGTTAATAACAAACCTTACAACAATATTGATGAGTTTCACGTAATTTTTAATCGTGAATTCTACTCCTACCGCGGGTATGGTGATTCTAAAGATCTGGCACTTTTTAAG gTTTGCAAGCGGATGCAAGAAGAATTCTCCCTGAAGCAACTGGAAGCCGACAGATTGGCGTACGAAAAAGCACGACAAGAAGCTGCAGAGAGCGAGAAACTGGATTTCAATCA GCATAAAATCGAGGAACGCGAAGAGCCAAAACTTAACATCTCGCAACCCGAAGAAGTGTTGAGCAACGGACCACTTCATTATCACTCCTGCCTTCAGTTTGCTACCATTGGTGTTGGAGGAAAATTGGTGATCATTAAACCAGCGGGAACCATCGATAGTATCACTGGACATGTTCTAAGTACATCCAGCGTTCATGTGGATGatctgaaaacatttcttCATTTCGATGAACAATCTGGAAAAGTGATCGAATCAGTTCAGAACTTTAAAGGACCACTGATTGCTGGACAAACTCCAACTCATTCCGTTCGTCTCTACATCCAACGACAAATCGACGCTCTTCGCCAGATCAGAAATGCTGGTGACGTAAAGAAAAGTGAGGTGGTGGATGCTCTTCTCGTCTGGCAATTGCTCGAAATCATGGTTCAGCAACATGGA AGAGTCACCGGACCCGATGTAGCAACACTGCTGACAAATGCCTCGGAAGAACTTGgtgaaaaaactggaatttcaaGCAATGGGACATCCGAGTCTGGTTCGAAGTTCGAAGCAAAGGAGCGGTTCAATAAGTATCTTCTTGGTGGTCACATTAAT gaagctGTTGAAAGTGCTATAACCGATGGACTCTATGCCGACGCAATGACATTGATCCGTAGACTGCATCCAAATGACGCTaagaaaattgaggaaatcGAGGCACGATTTATGAATCTTCGTTCCATTGACGATCCATTCGCAACACTGGTTGCAGTTTCAAGTGATCAACCACCTCCGATTCTGACGAATTCGGCGTTCGATGATGACAACAATTGGAAACGACATGCGGCCATTGTTCTTGCGAATCTAAACTCGCAGACCGCTATGCAAACG atctatCATCTCGGCTTGCTCCTAGCAAAAAGAGAACGAAACTGTGCTGCTGATTTCTGTCTCCTTGTTGTATGCATTCTGGCTGGTTATGATCCATTTATTCCAGTGGCTCACGACGGAGATGAAACTTCGAGAAAGCACATCGGCCTTGTGCATAGTGGATCTAACTTGTTGAATCGAGTTGATGGACTATCAGGAACCGCTGG ATTCTCATTCACTGATCTTCATGCTACTGATATTTTTGATTATGCTCTCCGACTGGGAAATAACAATGTCGATTCACCACTAGCAAAATCGATTGATTATCAGTTAGCTCGTATTGAATACGCAAAGAAGCTGTCGTCTTTTGGTGGATTTGCTACGGATGCGTTCAGATATTGTACAGAAGTAGCAAGATCGTTGTGGATGTATGTCGCAGCTTTCGataaaaatgcaatgtttgatCTTTGCGATCTGGCTGAGAGTCTTCAATACATGGCTGCCGCAACTCCTGATGAAAGTGGTTGGATTACAACTATGAGAGGAATGCTAGGTGCAGCTCCAGTTCAAGAATCTCAACAACATGTTCCACAGCCACAACCAGTGGAAAACAAATCTATTTCGTCTGAAGCTAAAAAATGGCATGATGAGCATCAAGCGCCGCTGGAGATTGGATCACGTAACGATCAACAACATAACGATAAAACTGTCGAGAAACCAATTGCACCCGGACGTGCTTCTTTGCCTCCACCTACCCTGGTTACTGAATCGTCATCTGAATCGACATTTACAGATAAATCCGATTCTTCGGTTACTGTCGCTGCGTCAGCATCAAGAACTTCAACGTTGACCTCATCCACtttaccaccaccaccatcccTTCCAAAAACTATCGAAAAACCAATCTCAACACCACCaccaatttctaaaaatgttgttCCTGAGATGACGCCTCCAGCGATTGTGAAGCCACCGATGCCAACGTTATCGATGCCTATTCCACCTGTCAGTACTCCAATCATGGTATCACCTCAACCTATTCCTATTCCGAAACCTGTTGACGCCAGCATTGCAAAAAGTCCTCGTTCGGAACTGGATGATTTATGGGACACTTCACCGCCAAGCAATCAAACTTCATATCCACCTGCACCGCGAAATATTCAACCATCTTATTCGCCTGCACCTAACTTTGCAAACCCAACAGCTCCAAGTGTACCAACACCACCACCAGCCGTTTCTTCTGCTCCGGTTCTTCAACAAGCAACACTAGGACAAGCATCTATTCCAAATGCTAAAACT aCTGCGCCGCCTGTCCCACAGAAACAACCTGAACTTGCATTGAATGAACGAAAAGCATCTAAAGGATGGTTCGGATCGATTAAGGAAAAAGTCATCAAATCGATTCCATCAGCAAACCAAATGATCCTGCCTGACGATTCAAAGCCAAGT ATCGTTTGGGATCCTGTTCAGAAAAGATATGTTGGTGCTGGAGTAGAAGAAGAGGTCGTAGCTGCTCCACCGCCAGTCATGTCAGCTCCTCATTTGATGGGTGGAGGTCCTGATTCTAACAAATCGAGCACGAATAGTCTGCGAAGTGCTAGAAGTGGAGTTGGATCACGATATCTTCAATCGGGAATGGCCACTAGCCAAGCACCAGCTATGGACACTGGAATGCCACCGATGATGCCTCCAACCATGCCAATGTCATTCAGCTTTATGCCTGCACCCACTGAAG atgattccTCCGAATATGTTGATCCATTCAGCGGTGAACCAACGGCTCCTTCCGAATCATTATCCAAACAGAATAACGATTAA
- the sec-16A.1 gene encoding Protein transport protein sec-16A.1 (Confirmed by transcript evidence) — protein MKYEQRMNAGASGFDMSDWNNPYNASPPSSRGGDDDASSVNHSRPRRSRLDNDIPQPRRPILIQPARPVSQKSNRQGTGMSNGSRGLNSTFNGYDRTYSRYHQNSSRGPSEGFSGAPSARNASGYASDYANSRAGVGLLPNNHREPVRPRSTAAERYANASSMRNGFVYDSGESDKTSEELEEDEEEEEVRNFYMEGRAQGSRSVTNTLASEVYNSESESYYYGVVKLGSAIVDHVFRTMPPPEKYYKMPPIDRVAYVFYCAVNNKPYNNIDEFHVIFNREFYSYRGYGDSKDLALFKVCKRMQEEFSLKQLEADRLAYEKARQEAAESEKLDFNQHKIEEREEPKLNISQPEEVLSNGPLHYHSCLQFATIGVGGKLVIIKPAGTIDSITGHVLSTSSVHVDDLKTFLHFDEQSGKVIESVQNFKGPLIAGQTPTHSVRLYIQRQIDALRQIRNAGDVKKSEVVDALLVWQLLEIMVQQHGRVTGPDVATLLTNASEELGEKTGISSNGTSESGSKFEAKERFNKYLLGGHINEAVESAITDGLYADAMTLIRRLHPNDAKKIEEIEARFMNLRSIDDPFATLVAVSSDQPPPILTNSAFDDDNNWKRHAAIVLANLNSQTAMQTIYHLGLLLAKRERNCAADFCLLVVCILAGYDPFIPVAHDGDETSRKHIGLVHSGSNLLNRVDGLSGTAGFSFTDLHATDIFDYALRLGNNNVDSPLAKSIDYQLARIEYAKKLSSFGGFATDAFRYCTEVARSLWMYVAAFDKNAMFDLCDLAESLQYMAAATPDESGWITTMRGMLGAAPVQESQQHVPQPQPVENKSISSEAKKWHDEHQAPLEIGSRNDQQHNDKTVEKPIAPGRASLPPPTLVTESSSESTFTDKSDSSVTVAASASRTSTLTSSTLPPPPSLPKTIEKPISTPPPISKNVVPEMTPPAIVKPPMPTLSMPIPPVSTPIMVSPQPIPIPKPVDASIAKSPRSELDDLWDTSPPSNQTSYPPAPRNIQPSYSPAPNFANPTAPSVPTPPPAVSSAPVLQQATLGQASIPNAKTTAPPVPQKQPELALNERKASKGWFGSIKEKVIKSIPSANQMILPDDSKPSIVWDPVQKRYVGAGVEEEVVAAPPPVMSAPHLMGGGPDSNKSSTNSLRSARSGVGSRYLQSGMATSQAPAMDTGMPPMMPPTMPMSFSFMPAPTEDDSSEYVDPFSGEPTAPSESLSKQNND, from the exons ATGAAGTATGAACAACGAATGAATGCCGGAG cttctgGTTTCGATATGAGTGACTGGAATAATCCTTACAATGCTTCACCTCCGTCTTCTAGAGGAGGCGATGATGACGCTTCATCCGTTAACCATTCAAG gccTCGACGCAGTCGGCTGGACAACGATATTCCACAACCAAGAAGACCCATTCTTATTCAACCAGCTCGCCCAGTATCTCAAAAGAGTAACCGGCAGGGTACTGGAATGAGTAATGGTTCAAGAGGCCTCAACTCAACTTTCAATGGATATGACCGTACTTATTCAAG ATATCACCAAAACTCTTCACGTGGCCCAAGCGAAGGTTTCTCTGGTGCTCCTTCAGCTCGAAATGCATCTGGATATGCGAGTGATTACGCGAATAGTCGTGCTGGTGTGGGATTGCTGCCGAACAACCACCGTGAGCCTGTGAGACCACGATCAACTGCTGCTGAAAGATATGCGAACGCATCTTCAATGAGAAATGGTTTTGTATATGATAGTGGAGAGTCTGATAAGACTTCAGAAGAGCtggaagaagacgaagaagaggaagaagtacgaaatttttatatggaaGGACGAGCACAAGGCTCCAGGAGTGTAACAAATACCCTTGCCTCTGAAGTTTATAATAGCGAAAGTGAAAGCTATTACTACGGAGTTGTGAAACTTGGCTCTGCTATTGTTGATCATGTGTTCCGAACGATGCCTCCTCCGGAAAAATACTATAAGATGCCGCCAATCGACCGTGTCGCTTATGTATTCTACTGTGCCGTTAATAACAAACCTTACAACAATATTGATGAGTTTCACGTAATTTTTAATCGTGAATTCTACTCCTACCGCGGGTATGGTGATTCTAAAGATCTGGCACTTTTTAAG gTTTGCAAGCGGATGCAAGAAGAATTCTCCCTGAAGCAACTGGAAGCCGACAGATTGGCGTACGAAAAAGCACGACAAGAAGCTGCAGAGAGCGAGAAACTGGATTTCAATCA GCATAAAATCGAGGAACGCGAAGAGCCAAAACTTAACATCTCGCAACCCGAAGAAGTGTTGAGCAACGGACCACTTCATTATCACTCCTGCCTTCAGTTTGCTACCATTGGTGTTGGAGGAAAATTGGTGATCATTAAACCAGCGGGAACCATCGATAGTATCACTGGACATGTTCTAAGTACATCCAGCGTTCATGTGGATGatctgaaaacatttcttCATTTCGATGAACAATCTGGAAAAGTGATCGAATCAGTTCAGAACTTTAAAGGACCACTGATTGCTGGACAAACTCCAACTCATTCCGTTCGTCTCTACATCCAACGACAAATCGACGCTCTTCGCCAGATCAGAAATGCTGGTGACGTAAAGAAAAGTGAGGTGGTGGATGCTCTTCTCGTCTGGCAATTGCTCGAAATCATGGTTCAGCAACATGGA AGAGTCACCGGACCCGATGTAGCAACACTGCTGACAAATGCCTCGGAAGAACTTGgtgaaaaaactggaatttcaaGCAATGGGACATCCGAGTCTGGTTCGAAGTTCGAAGCAAAGGAGCGGTTCAATAAGTATCTTCTTGGTGGTCACATTAAT gaagctGTTGAAAGTGCTATAACCGATGGACTCTATGCCGACGCAATGACATTGATCCGTAGACTGCATCCAAATGACGCTaagaaaattgaggaaatcGAGGCACGATTTATGAATCTTCGTTCCATTGACGATCCATTCGCAACACTGGTTGCAGTTTCAAGTGATCAACCACCTCCGATTCTGACGAATTCGGCGTTCGATGATGACAACAATTGGAAACGACATGCGGCCATTGTTCTTGCGAATCTAAACTCGCAGACCGCTATGCAAACG atctatCATCTCGGCTTGCTCCTAGCAAAAAGAGAACGAAACTGTGCTGCTGATTTCTGTCTCCTTGTTGTATGCATTCTGGCTGGTTATGATCCATTTATTCCAGTGGCTCACGACGGAGATGAAACTTCGAGAAAGCACATCGGCCTTGTGCATAGTGGATCTAACTTGTTGAATCGAGTTGATGGACTATCAGGAACCGCTGG ATTCTCATTCACTGATCTTCATGCTACTGATATTTTTGATTATGCTCTCCGACTGGGAAATAACAATGTCGATTCACCACTAGCAAAATCGATTGATTATCAGTTAGCTCGTATTGAATACGCAAAGAAGCTGTCGTCTTTTGGTGGATTTGCTACGGATGCGTTCAGATATTGTACAGAAGTAGCAAGATCGTTGTGGATGTATGTCGCAGCTTTCGataaaaatgcaatgtttgatCTTTGCGATCTGGCTGAGAGTCTTCAATACATGGCTGCCGCAACTCCTGATGAAAGTGGTTGGATTACAACTATGAGAGGAATGCTAGGTGCAGCTCCAGTTCAAGAATCTCAACAACATGTTCCACAGCCACAACCAGTGGAAAACAAATCTATTTCGTCTGAAGCTAAAAAATGGCATGATGAGCATCAAGCGCCGCTGGAGATTGGATCACGTAACGATCAACAACATAACGATAAAACTGTCGAGAAACCAATTGCACCCGGACGTGCTTCTTTGCCTCCACCTACCCTGGTTACTGAATCGTCATCTGAATCGACATTTACAGATAAATCCGATTCTTCGGTTACTGTCGCTGCGTCAGCATCAAGAACTTCAACGTTGACCTCATCCACtttaccaccaccaccatcccTTCCAAAAACTATCGAAAAACCAATCTCAACACCACCaccaatttctaaaaatgttgttCCTGAGATGACGCCTCCAGCGATTGTGAAGCCACCGATGCCAACGTTATCGATGCCTATTCCACCTGTCAGTACTCCAATCATGGTATCACCTCAACCTATTCCTATTCCGAAACCTGTTGACGCCAGCATTGCAAAAAGTCCTCGTTCGGAACTGGATGATTTATGGGACACTTCACCGCCAAGCAATCAAACTTCATATCCACCTGCACCGCGAAATATTCAACCATCTTATTCGCCTGCACCTAACTTTGCAAACCCAACAGCTCCAAGTGTACCAACACCACCACCAGCCGTTTCTTCTGCTCCGGTTCTTCAACAAGCAACACTAGGACAAGCATCTATTCCAAATGCTAAAACT aCTGCGCCGCCTGTCCCACAGAAACAACCTGAACTTGCATTGAATGAACGAAAAGCATCTAAAGGATGGTTCGGATCGATTAAGGAAAAAGTCATCAAATCGATTCCATCAGCAAACCAAATGATCCTGCCTGACGATTCAAAGCCAAGT ATCGTTTGGGATCCTGTTCAGAAAAGATATGTTGGTGCTGGAGTAGAAGAAGAGGTCGTAGCTGCTCCACCGCCAGTCATGTCAGCTCCTCATTTGATGGGTGGAGGTCCTGATTCTAACAAATCGAGCACGAATAGTCTGCGAAGTGCTAGAAGTGGAGTTGGATCACGATATCTTCAATCGGGAATGGCCACTAGCCAAGCACCAGCTATGGACACTGGAATGCCACCGATGATGCCTCCAACCATGCCAATGTCATTCAGCTTTATGCCTGCACCCACTGAAG atgattccTCCGAATATGTTGATCCATTCAGCGGTGAACCAACGGCTCCTTCCGAATCATTATCCAAACAGAATAACGATTAA
- the ZK512.10 gene encoding DUF4752 family protein (Confirmed by transcript evidence) — MYQLDSWYSVLFELLLVGFSLYNSLRMTTWWDTVAKGASIAVNGAAKHSPSVADHYGIRTDKNSVRSYRKSSVRSPITFEMGDGIEVAH, encoded by the exons atgtatCAACTGGAC TCTTGGTACTCAGTGCTCTTCGAGCTTCTTCTCGTCGGTTTTTCTCTCTACAACTCGCTCAGAATGACTACTTGGTGGGATACCGTAGCCA aagGAGCATCTATCGCAGTGAATGGAGCAGCGAAACATTCACCTTCGGTCGCTGATCACTACGGTATTCGTACTGATAAAAATAGTGTTAGAAGCTATAGAAAGAGTAGCGTC agatcaCCAATTACGTTCGAAATGGGAGATGGGATTGAAGTAGCTCACTGA